GAGTTTCCCACCACTTCGGGACGAATATGCTCGTAAGTTTCGGGGTGGCGCTGGATGGCGCTCACATGGACCCCGCCCTTGTGGGCAAAGGCCGACTTGCCCACGTAGGCCTGACGTTTCTCGGGGGATATGTTGGCCAACTCGTACACGAAGTGGGAGACTTCACGCAGGTGGCGCAACTGCTCGTCGCTGATGCATTCCTTTTTCAGCTTCAGCTTGATGGCCGGAATGATGGAGCAGAGGTTGGCATTGCCGCAACGCTCGCCAAAACCGTTGATGGTCCCCTGCACCTGCACGATCCCCTGGTGCACCGCCTGGATCGAGTTGGCCACGGCACACTCGCCGTCGTTATGGGTGTGGATTCCCAGCGGCGTCGTGATATGTTTTTTGACCGCCGAGATGATCTCGGCGATCTCGTACGGCATGGTGCCGCCGTTGGTGTCGCAGAGCACGATGCAGTCCACCTTGGCCTGCTGGGCGGCCTGCAGGGTCTTGATGGCGTAGTCCGGGTTGGCCTTGTAGCCGTCGAAGAAATGCTCGGCATCGTAACAGACTTCCGGAGTATTCTGTTTCAGGAACTCCAGGGAGTCATAGATCAGCTCCAGGTTTTCCTCCAGGGAGATGCGCAGCGCCTCCCTGACGTGAAAATCCCAGGTTTTTCCGAAAATGGTGATCACATCCGGCTCGGCGGCGATCAGGGTCTTGATGTTGTGGTCCTTGTCCGGTGTGGTCTTGGCCCGCCGGGTGGAACCGAAGGCGGCTATCTTGGCCTGGGACAGTTTTGACTTCTTGATATCCTTGAAAAAGGCCACATCCTTGGGATTGCTGCCGGGCCATCCCCCTTCAATATAGTGAATACCCAGTTCATCGAGCTTGTGGGCGATACGGATCTTGTCTTCAACCAGAAAGGAAATATCCTCGGCCTGGGTGCCGTCCCGCAGGGTGGTATCGTACAGTTTCACCAGACTCATACGCGCTGTTCTCCTTGTATCAGTAGAATCCATTACATTTTAGCCGGAATATCCCCACTATAGCATCGTCCTGCCGGTGTCAAGCCCCATCTTTGCCATAACCGGACCGGCTGGCAACAGCAGCAGGTTTAGCTTGAATTTTCAGGCATTTTCCTCTATGTATACATATTTTTATTTTCAGATGCCGATATCAAACACTTTGCCGGGAGACACACCGTGCCGCTTGATGCTACTTCTGCCGCCGCCATCACCTCGCCGGGGTGGTACCTGCCTGATGCAAAACCGGCTCAGGTAAAGAACCTTGCCGATCAGCTCCGCACCCTGTGCCGGCCGGTGTACCTGATTCAGCAGGAAAACAGGCTTATGGCTGCCGACAGCGGCATTGTCCACCTGGGGTGTGCGCAGCCCTCCCCCCAGGCACTGCCGCTGATGGCCCATGCCGCCCCCTGTCCTCTGGAGCGGTTGGGCGATGCCGCGTTCTGTGTCGACCTCGGCATCCGCTATCCCTACCTGGGCGGTTCCATGGCCAAGGGGATCAGCTCGGCTGAAATGGCACTCGAGCTGGGCCGGGCCGGTATGCTCGGTTTCTTCGGTGCTGCCGGTCTGCCGCTCGCCGCAGTGGAGTCGGCTGTCGACCGGCTGCTGCAGAGCGGGGTTCCCTTTGGCTGCAACCTGATCCACTCCCCCCACGAACCGGACCTTGAAGCAGCCCTGGCCGAGCTGTTCATCACCAAAGGGGTGCGGCTGGTGGAGGCGTCCGCCTTTCTCAAGCTGACCCTTCCTCTTGTCCGCTATCGTTTGCATGGCATCCACCGTGCCCCTGACGGCAGCATTGTCACCCCCAACCGGATCATTGCCAAGGTGTCCCGGGAAGAATTGGCGGAGCGTTTCTTCTCGCCGCCCCCGGAAAAGCTGGTGCAGGCCCTGCTGAACGACGGCCTGATCACCCCTGAGCAGGCAGAACTGGCGGCCCATATTCCGATGGCCCAGGACATTACCGCCGAGGCCGATTCCGGCG
The window above is part of the Trichlorobacter ammonificans genome. Proteins encoded here:
- the cimA gene encoding citramalate synthase; the encoded protein is MSLVKLYDTTLRDGTQAEDISFLVEDKIRIAHKLDELGIHYIEGGWPGSNPKDVAFFKDIKKSKLSQAKIAAFGSTRRAKTTPDKDHNIKTLIAAEPDVITIFGKTWDFHVREALRISLEENLELIYDSLEFLKQNTPEVCYDAEHFFDGYKANPDYAIKTLQAAQQAKVDCIVLCDTNGGTMPYEIAEIISAVKKHITTPLGIHTHNDGECAVANSIQAVHQGIVQVQGTINGFGERCGNANLCSIIPAIKLKLKKECISDEQLRHLREVSHFVYELANISPEKRQAYVGKSAFAHKGGVHVSAIQRHPETYEHIRPEVVGNSTRVLVSDLSGRSNILAKAEEFNINLDSKDPVTQEILESIKDMENRGFQFEGAEASFELLMKKALGTHKNYFQVMGFRVIDEKRTDDQSPTAEATVKVKVGGKVEHTAAEGHGPVNALDNALRKALEKFYPKLKEVKLHDYKVRVLPAGQGTASSIRVLIESGDKQMRWGTVGVSDNIIDASYQALLDSIDFKLHHSEEK